The Plasmodium brasilianum strain Bolivian I chromosome 6, whole genome shotgun sequence genomic interval tatattaaaatgatatattaaaatattaaattaaaatgatatattaaaatattaaattaaaatgataCATAAAAATCGTAGTCATGAATAAAGCTAGTGAACTGAACAATTACTTCCGGATTAACAGtgaatttgtaaaaaaagatgaaagtGATGTTGAAAAGTTTTATGTGTGGACACACAAAAGCCCAAATATTAATCTTTATCCcgatatcattttttttaaatgtctAGTTACCAGTATTGAAGGAGAAAATTACAAGCTGAAAGAAATTTTACCCGAAACTAACAGCGAATATATAGTTAAAAAAGAGCACTTATttaattgtaataaaatggtaaatataaatagtcATAGATTAAACGATATGGTTCATCAGAATTCTGCAGAAGTTTTAAATACGTTAGCTTTAAGATatgaaaagaattatatatatacaatagcTGAACCAATGTTAATATCTATAAATCCGTATCAACTTATAGATGTCAATATGAATGATTATAAAACGATGAACACTCATGAGTTACCACCACATGTCTATACTTATGCAAAAGATGCAATGCTAGATTTTATAAACACGAAAAATAGTCAATCCATTATTATTAGTGGAGAAAGTGGTTCAGGAAAAACCGAAGCTTCAAAACTTGTtatcaaattttatttgtcGGGAGttaaggaaaataatgatatatcgAAAACACTGTGGGACTCGAATTTTATACTGGAGGTACGGCATATACTACAGGGGGTAGGGGAGGggaacagaaaaaaaaagaaaaatgaaaaataaaaaataaaataaaaatgaaaatgaaaatgaaaaacgtaaaataacaaaaaaggaaaaataaaaaataaaataaaaataaaatgaaaaatgaaaaatgaaaaaggaggAAATGCTAATTCGTTTCCCATGTTTTACTCCcaattaatataaatcaaaatgGTTACATCATCATTGCTTATACCCATACATACCCTTGTACacttatgtgtatatgtacctTTTTACACCGTTGCGTGCCTATTATGGCAAACACGTGCATTCTTGACGTCGAATGCTTTGTCCTagctatatataatattgctTGATGCTCCTCTTTTTCTTATTGTAATTTATTCAGGCTTTTGGAAATgcaaaaacaataaaaaataataactcaAGTAGGTATGGAAAGTATATCAAAATACAGTTAGACGAAAATCAAAACATAGTTTCTTCTTGCATTGAAATATTTCTActggaaaaaataagagtTGTATCACAGGTATAAAATGGTTTAAAGTGTGTCTTATATTTCCAAGATCAAACAGAATCGGGGTGTAGTACTATTCAGACGGGCGATGCCTTTTCTTCGTCTCTCGTTTGTCTGCATTTTAGTCCTCTTCccatttacataaatattgttatagatatagatactAACATGCATATTGatatgcatgtacgtatacatacacatatgcgTGCACATAATCGTCTTtttcttccctttttttttatttcctgaAAATACGAACAACAGGAAAATGAGGAAAGGAGCTACcacattttttatgaaattctTAGGGGAATGAGTGAAGAGATGAAAAATAAGTACAATATAAAATCAGAAGATgaatataagtacatatccAATAAGTCTATAACAATTCAAGGTTATTAatcgcaaaaaaaaaaaaaaaaaaaaaaatatatatatatatatatatatatgttattctGTTTGGGTTCTACTACTATCTAAAAAGGACTTCACTGTTCTTCGCTTGTAGGATTCGCGATCCATTATAACTACTGCATAACTATCATATTAACAACTGCGTAAATATCTCAATACTGCCGTAtcatttttcttccttttttcagAAATTGACGATGTTAAAGATTTTGAAAAGTTAATGAACTCCTTcgataaaatgaatatgtcTGATATACGAGACGatctttttcttgttttatcAGGTAAATACAGATTATTAGTGTTCATATGTTATAATGCAATTTGAATAAAGGTTGTTATATATTGGAAGTTAGTTTTACGCCAATACGTGTAACGCCGCTTAACTTGTTGCTTAACTTGTTGCTTAACTTGTTGCTTAACTTGTTGCTTAACTTGTTGCTTAACTTGCCGCGTAACTTGCGCTCATCTTGCCTCTATCCAGTGTTCTCTTTGTCTATCTCCCTTTTTAGGTTTATTGCTGCTAGGAAATATAGCCTTTGACGAAATAGAGAAAGGAGGGAAAAGTAACTGCAGCGAATTAAATGATGCAAActtaaaaattgttaatgAGACAAGTAATTTGTTAGGTATAGAATACgaaaatttaagaaatgGTTTACTATttagtgaaaaaaatatagcaaatCAGAGAATTGAAATCCCGTTGTCTGTAGAAGAATCTTTGTCCATTTGTCGATCCATTtcaaaagatatatataataaaatttttgagtttattacaaaaaaaataaatgtatttttaagtaataataaagaattagAAAGTTTTATAGGTATTTTAGATATATTTGGATTTGAAATTTTCCTTAAAAACTCCTTAGAACAATTGTTAATCAATATAGCAAATGAAGagatacataatatatatttgttcgtAGTTTATGAAAAGGAATCAAAATTGTATAAAGAAGAAGGTATTGCATCTGACTCTGTGAAATATACCACTAACGAGAGCATTATAGACTTACTACGGGGAAAAACGTCCATAATTTCTATTTTGGAGGATGCCTGTCTAGCCCCTGGAAAGAAGGATGAGGTAGCAAAAAAGAGTACTCTTAAAGAATTCACACGACTCATGCTAGAAAACCACATTAGCACGTGGGCTCTCTTATAGCTTGCGTAATGTACAAACGTATATTCGCTTATATACCATCATGCACATACGTATCTTCACGAACACATAATATGTGTCTGTCCCCTTGCTCATACGTGTACACGCCTTTCTTCTTTATTCTATCAGTCCATCGTAGGTATGTATACGAATAAATTCTCTAAGCACACACATTATTCTATTTACAAACGGGATGCAAATAACAGCTTTATGATTAAGCACACAGTCAGTGATGTTACTTACAgtatttctaattttatatcaaaaaataaagacaTCCTATCTCCCAATATTTTGGGTTTATTAAAGGTTAGAATTTTAAacaagaacaaaaaattggATTGGGGTGGTTATAGGAAAATTAGATCCTCAACCTACTCGGCATATATGTCCAACGAACGCAAGATACATGCATGcacgcatatacatacatatacatatacatacatatacatacatacatatacatacatatacatatacatacatacatatacatacatacatatacatacatacatatacatacatatacatacatacatatacatacatatacatacatacatatacatatagatacatatacatacgtacatatacatacatacatatacatatacatacatacatatacgtacatacatacatacatacgcatatatatgcacccATGTTCAGGTGTCGAAAAACGGTTTACTTAAAAGCATATATGGAGATATAGAAATATCAGAATCCTTAGGTCGAAAAAATCTGAtctcatataaatatttggaGAATCTAAAAAagatatgttcatatttgaagagtacaaatatatatttcataaaatgtATCAAGCCAAATGAAACTAAAGagaagaataattttaatcaAAAGAAAGTTTTCCCTCAGTTGTTTTCATTATCTATTGTTGAAAcattaaacataaaatttttttttcaatataaatatacatttgcTTCGTTCTTGAGCTACTTCCAGTACTTAGATCTTGCCATTTCGAATGATAGTAATTTAGATGATAAGACAAAAGTAACTATGATTCtcgaaaaaaattttaacaggGATTCGTACAAGGTGAGATGTAGATACATGATGTGGAGGCAAATCGCGCACATTGCAAAGGActggggaaaaaaaaaaaatttaaaaaaataaaaaaaaaatttacgaattaatttttttttttttaatttcaaaatTGTAAACGTTTTTGTGTTTTCCTATGATGAGTTACATGAATTTATAGTCTGATGGTTCATTGCCAGATAGTAACGTCATTACATTACGATTAAGCGATTGTCCattatgtgtatttatttttattttattatttttttttttttgtagcaTTTCTACGAAAATTCTGTGCGAAATTTGTGTTGCATTATTTGCTATGCTTTATGTGAGGGGCTAGTCTTTAATATGCACATGAGTATgcatatgaacatatttgtacatttatGTCTATGTATAATGTACACAAGTATaagcacatacatacataagcaCACTTGCAATGCGCGCGATTTGCAAAAAGATGtagttatattatttcaaatGGATAATTTTAACGAGGGCTTTTCCTATATAAGCTACTGATAAAGGTTGTATATATCAGATatctttttcccttttttttttttaggtgGGCAAAACGATGgcatttttgaaaaaggaTGTTGTTCGTGGGATGAGAGAAATAATTAACGAAAATTTAAAAGgctataaaaatgtatgcaCCATAACAAGTGCATTGATAAcaagaattaaaaagaaaaagaacgTCGAactgaatataaaaaatttagagtTAACTCAGGCGTACTTGAGGAAGTACAAATACGTgaaagaaattaaataagtTTCTTTGATTTTTGGTTGTTCCTGCACTTTTTCTTATACACccatgtatgtgtgtatatgtaggtgtgtatatgtatgtgtgtatatgtatgtgtgtatatgtaggtgtgtatatgtaggtgtgtatatgtaggtgtgtatatgtatgtgtgtatatgtatgtgcgtatatgtatgtgtgtacatatatggaTGTTCGAGGTCGAGTACATTTTAGCCGACTGGCCGAACAAAAGTGCGACTTTTTTCGTATTCTCCTTCAAATTACGCCAATAAACAATACgctcttttttatattaatgcctgctatatatatcatgtgttatgtttattcttttttccatttttatatttttagtaaacgcttattacattattacttctttattttgttttttcttgtttttaaaaaaaaaaattaattaatgtaACTGCCCATATCAGGGGTTAAGTTGtatccttttaaaaaataaatctcgTTTAATCATTCCCTTTtgctcttttatttttttttttttctttcatcaAGTTTTTTGAAATAGCAAATAGAGTATGTTTGCAATTATTgcatacgtatgtacgtatgtagtatgtacgtatgtagtatgcacgtatgtagtatgtacgtatgtagtatgcacgtatgtagtatgtatgtatgtagtatgtacgtatgtagtatgcacgtatgtagtatgcacgtatgtaatatgcacgtatgtagtatgtacgtatgtagtatgcacgtatgtagtatgtacgtatgtatgaatatatacatgcatgtgGTCATCCCTGAATTGTTGtgtgtctttttttttccactcCATTTGTGcgtttaataaatataaaatatgattaaCTACTCTTTATGGCTAcccattttttgtaataatttttcatcattctttttatactttACACTTTTTGATGAACATGTGCATAAttgcaaatattttaaaaggaaatgaAAGAACCAAACGTCTTTGCGTTTTTATGCCTTTTGAGGAAGGTACTGTAGTGAGAgaataattccttttttggTGGATGAACTGATCATTCATAATTCCAAATTAAGAAATGCtcttttgaaaatatttatatcacATATGTAATGCGTCAATTTTTCTGTTCTGTTTTTATTAAGTATGGGCATGAGGAAGAAAAACTATCCATTACATATGCGagtatatactatatatgtgcatatttgtttatatgtataaatgtatatttgtttatatgtatatttatatatatatatatatatatatttgtatatacgtGTGCAAATGTATGAAGAACTTTTCTTAACAGGCAAGGAGGCCTCTATTTTTCACGTAAACTTTTGCACATAAATTATGCCTAAAAAATAAGGGGTATTTAGCACTATAACCACTTCAAAGTGCAACGATTTATCTTAGTTGAAATTTACTATATAGGGAATGGGCAGACTTAAATCAATATAGTATAAGACGAAACACTCATGTTATTTAAACAGTGCGTTT includes:
- a CDS encoding myosin B, translated to MNKASELNNYFRINSEFVKKDESDVEKFYVWTHKSPNINLYPDIIFFKCLVTSIEGENYKLKEILPETNSEYIVKKEHLFNCNKMVNINSHRLNDMVHQNSAEVLNTLALRYEKNYIYTIAEPMLISINPYQLIDVNMNDYKTMNTHELPPHVYTYAKDAMLDFINTKNSQSIIISGESGSGKTEASKLVIKFYLSGVKENNDISKTLWDSNFILEAFGNAKTIKNNNSSRYGKYIKIQLDENQNIVSSCIEIFLLEKIRVVSQENEERSYHIFYEILRGMSEEMKNKYNIKSEDEYKYISNKSITIQEIDDVKDFEKLMNSFDKMNMSDIRDDLFLVLSGLLLLGNIAFDEIEKGGKSNCSELNDANLKIVNETSNLLGIEYENLRNGLLFSEKNIANQRIEIPLSVEESLSICRSISKDIYNKIFEFITKKINVFLSNNKELESFIGILDIFGFEIFLKNSLEQLLINIANEEIHNIYLFVVYEKESKLYKEEGIASDSVKYTTNESIIDLLRGKTSIISILEDACLAPGKKDESIVGMYTNKFSKHTHYSIYKRDANNSFMIKHTVSDVTYSISNFISKNKDILSPNILGLLKVSKNGLLKSIYGDIEISESLGRKNLISYKYLENLKKICSYLKSTNIYFIKCIKPNETKEKNNFNQKKVFPQLFSLSIVETLNIKFFFQYKYTFASFLSYFQYLDLAISNDSNLDDKTKVTMILEKNFNRDSYKVGKTMAFLKKDVVRGMREIINENLKGYKNVCTITSALITRIKKKKNVELNIKNLELTQAYLRKYKYVKEIK